Proteins from one Chroococcidiopsis sp. CCMEE 29 genomic window:
- a CDS encoding acyl carrier protein, producing the protein MKETKAKIKTFLSRFFGNYDLQEDEDIFALGFVNSMFAMQLVLFLEQEFQITIENEDLDFGNFRTINAIANLIERKTALLVRD; encoded by the coding sequence ATGAAAGAAACCAAAGCAAAAATTAAAACATTTCTTTCACGGTTTTTTGGCAACTATGACTTACAGGAAGATGAAGACATCTTTGCCCTTGGTTTTGTTAATTCGATGTTTGCCATGCAATTGGTATTATTTCTAGAACAAGAGTTTCAAATTACCATCGAAAACGAAGACCTCGATTTTGGTAATTTCAGGACTATAAATGCTATAGCTAATTTGATTGAACGTAAAACTGCTTTACTTGTCCGCGATTGA
- a CDS encoding HAD-IIIC family phosphatase has translation MISTKIESSSNNQDEKKVIKCVVWDLDNTLWNGVLLEDDQVTLREDVFSIVKTLDSRGILQSVASKNEYKKAIAELQTFGLNEYFIYPQINWNSKAASIQEIANLLNIGIDVIAFIDDQPFELEEVNFSLPKILCINAADLADLLNKPEMNPRFITEDSKTRRLMYFSDIKRQNAEKEFVGAQEEFLATLNMTFTISSAEEEDLQRAEELTLRTNQLNTTGYTYSYEELNHFRQSEKHKLLIASLDDKYGSYGKIGLALVECQDSVWTIKLLLMSCRVMSRGVGTIMLNYIMSLAKNDHVRLCAEFVSNQRNRMMYIAYKFAGFKETEKKGDLVIFANDLTRIQAFPEYMKVEVID, from the coding sequence ATGATTAGCACGAAAATTGAATCTTCAAGTAACAATCAAGACGAAAAAAAAGTTATTAAATGTGTGGTTTGGGATCTGGATAACACGCTATGGAATGGTGTGTTATTGGAGGATGACCAGGTTACATTACGAGAGGATGTATTCAGCATTGTTAAAACTTTGGACAGTCGCGGCATTTTGCAATCTGTAGCCAGTAAGAATGAGTATAAAAAAGCAATCGCAGAACTCCAAACATTTGGTTTGAATGAGTATTTTATTTATCCCCAAATTAATTGGAATTCCAAAGCTGCTTCTATTCAAGAAATTGCTAACTTACTCAATATTGGTATCGATGTGATCGCCTTTATTGACGATCAACCTTTTGAACTGGAAGAAGTAAATTTTTCACTTCCTAAAATACTTTGTATCAATGCAGCAGATCTAGCTGATTTGCTGAACAAACCTGAAATGAATCCCCGTTTTATTACTGAAGATTCAAAGACGAGAAGGTTAATGTACTTCAGTGATATAAAACGACAAAATGCTGAAAAAGAATTTGTCGGTGCTCAAGAAGAGTTTTTAGCTACTCTCAACATGACCTTTACTATCTCATCTGCCGAAGAAGAGGATTTGCAACGAGCTGAAGAATTAACATTACGAACTAACCAATTAAATACAACAGGTTACACTTACTCTTATGAAGAACTCAATCATTTCCGGCAGTCAGAGAAGCACAAACTACTAATCGCCAGTTTGGACGATAAATATGGAAGTTACGGCAAAATTGGGTTGGCACTTGTGGAATGCCAAGACAGCGTATGGACTATAAAACTCCTGCTGATGTCTTGTCGTGTTATGTCCAGAGGTGTCGGTACAATCATGCTTAACTATATTATGAGTCTTGCTAAAAACGATCATGTCCGCCTCTGCGCCGAGTTCGTTTCAAATCAACGAAATCGGATGATGTATATCGCTTATAAATTTGCAGGATTCAAAGAAACTGAGAAGAAGGGAGATCTTGTAATTTTTGCAAATGATTTAACGCGAATTCAAGCTTTTCCTGAGTATATGAAAGTAGAGGTTATAGATTAA
- a CDS encoding 3-hydroxyacyl-CoA dehydrogenase NAD-binding domain-containing protein has protein sequence MNIQVVGVIGAGVMGIGVSQNLAQTGHHVLLLDISEEILERAKQEIRNSVRFQGFFNKNEKSENPDDILNRIKFSTNYQLLEDAEFIIENATEKWEIKKDIYSKIDAICQPNTVFAANTSAISITRIASVTKRASQVIGIHFMNPVPMKPMVEMIRGYHTSDPTIEIAKNLLAQMGKECIVVNDSPGFVSNRVLMLTINEAIFVIQDQVASVEEVDRIFKTCFGHKMGPLETADLIGLDTILSSIEVLYDSFNDSKYRPSPLLKKMVDAGLHGRKSGRGFYIYQ, from the coding sequence ATGAACATTCAAGTAGTCGGTGTTATCGGAGCAGGTGTTATGGGCATCGGAGTATCACAAAACCTAGCCCAAACAGGTCATCATGTGCTTCTATTGGATATCTCAGAAGAGATTCTGGAACGTGCGAAACAGGAAATCAGGAATAGTGTCCGCTTCCAGGGTTTTTTCAATAAAAATGAGAAGTCGGAGAATCCCGACGACATCCTGAATCGAATCAAGTTCTCTACTAATTATCAGTTGTTAGAAGATGCAGAGTTTATCATTGAAAACGCAACAGAAAAATGGGAAATAAAAAAGGATATTTATTCTAAGATTGATGCAATTTGTCAACCAAATACTGTATTTGCAGCCAATACATCTGCTATTTCCATCACTCGCATCGCTTCAGTAACAAAACGGGCTTCCCAAGTTATTGGAATTCATTTTATGAACCCCGTACCGATGAAGCCTATGGTTGAAATGATTCGCGGCTATCACACCTCTGACCCAACAATTGAAATAGCAAAAAATTTGTTAGCTCAGATGGGCAAAGAATGTATAGTTGTCAATGATTCACCAGGTTTTGTTTCTAATCGTGTGCTAATGTTGACTATTAATGAAGCTATTTTCGTGATCCAAGATCAAGTAGCTTCAGTGGAAGAAGTGGATAGAATCTTCAAAACCTGCTTTGGTCATAAAATGGGACCACTGGAAACAGCAGACTTGATCGGGTTAGATACAATTTTATCTTCCATTGAAGTTTTGTATGACAGCTTCAACGACAGCAAATACAGACCATCTCCTTTGCTTAAAAAGATGGTGGATGCGGGGTTGCATGGTCGGAAAAGTGGACGGGGTTTCTATATCTATCAGTGA
- a CDS encoding acyl-CoA dehydrogenase family protein → MKLELTPQQKNAQAEFRAFVDAEVLPDANRHDQEERTPPKLIEKLAQKGYLGAVLPKEFGGKGMDMITYGLLNEEIGRGCSSLRSLLTVHCMVAHALCKWGSKSQKDYWIPKLAFGEAIAAFGLSEPNVGSDAKSVETTAKISGGSYVLNGQKKWITYGQIADVFLVFAQCEGKPSAFLVEKNTPGLSIKPIARMLGVRASMLAELHLDNCQIPQENIVGRLGFGFSYVASSALDYGRYSVAWGCVGIAQACLEACIRYTSERKQFGVYLKEHQLIRQMIAEMIANVKAARLLCYQAGYLKDIGEPRAIFETSIAKYFASTMVTKVANDAVQIHGANGCSSEYPVERYLRDAKIMEIIEGSTQIQQITIAEYGYQEYAFSPERTVMAQNLAARM, encoded by the coding sequence ATGAAACTAGAATTAACTCCTCAGCAAAAAAACGCTCAGGCTGAATTTAGAGCCTTCGTAGATGCAGAGGTTCTGCCTGATGCGAATCGACACGATCAAGAAGAGCGTACTCCTCCAAAACTAATTGAAAAGTTAGCTCAGAAAGGATATTTGGGTGCTGTGTTACCCAAAGAGTTTGGTGGCAAAGGTATGGACATGATTACCTATGGCTTGCTTAACGAAGAAATTGGACGGGGATGTTCTTCGCTACGGAGTTTACTGACTGTTCATTGCATGGTTGCTCACGCTCTTTGCAAGTGGGGCAGTAAGTCACAAAAAGATTATTGGATTCCCAAATTAGCTTTTGGTGAAGCGATCGCTGCTTTCGGTTTGAGCGAACCTAACGTGGGTAGTGATGCCAAAAGTGTGGAGACAACGGCGAAAATTTCTGGCGGCTCTTATGTTTTGAACGGGCAAAAGAAATGGATTACTTATGGGCAAATTGCAGATGTCTTTTTGGTATTTGCCCAGTGCGAAGGCAAGCCCTCTGCTTTCTTGGTTGAAAAGAACACCCCAGGGCTCTCGATCAAACCAATTGCTCGGATGTTGGGTGTGAGAGCTTCGATGTTAGCAGAATTGCATTTGGATAACTGTCAGATTCCCCAGGAAAATATCGTGGGCAGGTTGGGTTTTGGCTTCTCCTATGTAGCTTCCTCTGCACTTGATTATGGCAGATACAGTGTGGCATGGGGCTGTGTAGGCATTGCTCAAGCCTGTTTGGAAGCCTGCATTCGGTATACGAGTGAACGGAAGCAATTTGGCGTTTATCTGAAAGAACATCAATTAATTCGACAAATGATCGCTGAGATGATCGCTAATGTGAAAGCAGCGAGACTGCTGTGTTATCAAGCTGGCTATCTCAAAGATATCGGTGAGCCAAGAGCTATTTTTGAAACCTCAATTGCCAAATATTTTGCATCCACAATGGTGACAAAAGTAGCAAATGACGCCGTACAAATCCACGGTGCCAATGGTTGCAGTAGTGAATACCCGGTTGAAAGATATTTGCGAGACGCCAAAATTATGGAAATTATCGAAGGCAGCACTCAGATTCAACAAATTACTATTGCTGAATACGGGTATCAGGAGTATGCGTTTTCGCCTGAGCGCACCGTCATGGCTCAAAACTTAGCGGCAAGGATGTAA
- a CDS encoding type I polyketide synthase: MDSSETYDAIEGIAIIGMAGRFPGAKNIDQFWQNLRDGVESITIFSDQELGSSGIDPEVLSSPNYVKAGAVLEDIELFDASFFGFNPREAEITDPQHRLFLECAWEALESAGYISETYTGRVGVYGGVGWSSYLFNNLYSNPDFIKSVGGHQTLMGNDKDFLTTRISYKLNLKGPSINVQTACSTSLVATSLACKSLLSYQCDMALAGGVSVFVPQKAGYLSQEGGFLSPDGHCRAFDAKAQGTVIGNGVGIVVLKRLEDALADGDCIHAVIKGSVINNDGSLKAGYTAPSVDGQAEAIAEALALATVDPETVTYIETHGTATPLGDPVEITALTQAFRASTQKRGFCAIGSVKTNVGHLDAAAGVAGLIKTVLALKHKQIPPSLHFEKPNPQIDFANSPFYVNTTLSEWKSKGTPRRAGVSSIGVGGTNAHVILEEAPPVGEQGSRGVLEQGRRYQLLVLSAKTSSALETATANLADYLKQHPELNLADVAYTLQVGRRDFNHRRTIVCQDVADAANALQDPKQVLTSIQKTNNRSVAFMFPGLGTHYINMAGELYQVEPIFREQVDRCCELLKPLLGLDLRDVLYPTSQARGEKSGFDLRKMLGRSQEPADEATQTLNQTLLTQPAIFVIEYALAQLWKSWGVQPQAMIGYSIGEYVAACLAEVLSLEDAITLVAKRAQMIQELPSGAMLAVPLSEQEVQPLLNENLSLSAINGLSLCVVAGSTEAVDELEQQLTGKGLACRRLVTSHAFHSKMMEPIVSSFTELVKTFSLKPPKIPYLSNVTGTWITAAEATDPSYWTKHLCQAVRFADGVQELWKKQSPILLEVGPGQTLSSLALSILQSDRATEQVVLPSLRHSYDRQPDMAFLLNTLGQLWLAGVQINWSGFYANERRYRLPLPTYPFERQHYWISPHKQAQSVPIGQATSEKKEDAKSIESDLLLHSRSNLRNPYVAPGNEIERRIANLYQELLGIEQVGIHDNFFELGGHSLIGIQLISQLRKDFQVDMSLRPLFEAPTVAELALVIEEMLIAELEELSEDEAQAAACVNCSEPEAPRLSSQRRYKLPNNLEIVYQSKAEADYFYEDIFKNQVYLKHGITLRDRACIFDVGANIGLFTLFVGQQCQNPTIYAFEPAPPLFEILRLNTNLYEVNVKLFNVGISNETKTATFTFYPSSSGMSSFYADKEEEKEVLKAIMLNQLQSGMDGIQQVMEYADELLEERFKAQTFNCQLRTLSEVICENNVEQIDLLKIDVQKSELDVLQGIKDHDWKKIQQIVIEVHDTEGRLEQIKNLLRTQGYRVVSEQENLYEGSVIHNVYAIRK; the protein is encoded by the coding sequence ATGGATAGCTCAGAAACATACGATGCAATAGAAGGAATCGCCATCATCGGCATGGCTGGGCGTTTTCCTGGAGCCAAAAATATCGATCAGTTTTGGCAGAATCTGCGAGACGGAGTTGAGTCCATTACTATTTTCAGCGATCAGGAGTTGGGATCTTCAGGGATAGACCCTGAGGTGCTGAGTAGTCCTAATTATGTCAAAGCAGGAGCTGTATTAGAAGACATAGAGCTGTTTGATGCTTCGTTTTTCGGCTTTAATCCCAGAGAAGCTGAAATCACCGATCCGCAACATCGTCTCTTTTTAGAGTGTGCTTGGGAGGCTCTTGAAAGCGCTGGGTACATCTCTGAAACATACACCGGTCGAGTTGGTGTTTACGGGGGCGTAGGCTGGAGCAGCTACCTGTTCAACAACCTCTATTCAAACCCTGATTTCATCAAGTCAGTAGGCGGTCACCAAACTTTGATGGGAAATGATAAAGATTTCCTGACTACACGCATTTCTTATAAATTAAACCTGAAGGGACCGAGTATCAATGTACAGACTGCCTGTTCGACATCATTGGTTGCTACCAGTCTGGCCTGCAAAAGCTTGCTAAGTTACCAATGTGATATGGCTTTGGCTGGTGGCGTTTCAGTATTTGTGCCTCAAAAAGCTGGATATTTGTCTCAAGAGGGAGGATTTTTGTCTCCCGATGGACACTGCCGCGCCTTTGATGCTAAAGCACAGGGAACTGTGATCGGCAACGGTGTCGGCATTGTGGTTTTGAAGCGATTAGAGGATGCGCTTGCGGATGGCGACTGCATTCATGCGGTGATTAAAGGTTCCGTCATCAATAACGATGGTTCTTTAAAAGCTGGTTACACAGCACCGAGCGTGGATGGTCAAGCGGAAGCGATCGCAGAAGCGCTTGCCCTTGCCACAGTTGACCCTGAGACAGTCACTTATATTGAAACCCACGGCACCGCAACGCCCCTGGGAGATCCCGTAGAAATCACCGCACTCACACAAGCTTTTCGTGCCAGTACTCAGAAGCGGGGCTTTTGTGCGATCGGTTCAGTAAAAACCAATGTTGGACATTTGGATGCAGCTGCCGGTGTCGCGGGCTTAATCAAAACCGTCCTAGCTCTCAAACACAAACAGATACCCCCCAGTTTGCACTTTGAAAAACCGAATCCCCAGATTGATTTTGCCAACAGCCCTTTTTACGTCAATACCACGCTTTCTGAATGGAAAAGCAAAGGCACCCCTCGCCGTGCCGGAGTCAGTTCTATAGGTGTTGGGGGAACCAATGCCCATGTAATTCTCGAAGAAGCCCCTCCTGTAGGGGAGCAAGGGAGCAGAGGAGTTCTTGAGCAGGGGAGAAGGTATCAGCTATTAGTGCTATCTGCCAAAACCAGCTCAGCCTTGGAAACTGCCACGGCAAATTTGGCTGATTACCTCAAGCAGCATCCTGAGTTGAATCTTGCTGATGTAGCTTACACCCTCCAAGTTGGGCGACGGGATTTCAACCATCGGCGGACAATTGTTTGCCAGGACGTTGCTGATGCAGCGAATGCACTCCAAGATCCAAAACAAGTTCTGACCAGCATCCAAAAGACCAATAATCGGTCTGTCGCCTTCATGTTTCCAGGACTGGGCACTCATTACATCAATATGGCTGGGGAACTTTACCAAGTTGAGCCGATATTTCGGGAGCAAGTCGATCGCTGCTGCGAACTCCTCAAACCTCTTCTTGGTCTCGATCTGCGAGACGTGCTATATCCAACTTCGCAGGCAAGAGGAGAAAAATCAGGTTTCGATCTGCGAAAAATGCTAGGTCGTAGCCAGGAACCAGCGGATGAAGCTACGCAAACACTGAATCAAACCTTGCTCACCCAGCCAGCCATCTTTGTCATTGAATACGCTCTCGCCCAGTTGTGGAAATCGTGGGGAGTTCAGCCCCAGGCAATGATTGGCTACAGCATCGGTGAATATGTAGCCGCTTGTCTAGCAGAGGTTTTGTCTCTGGAAGACGCTATTACTCTCGTTGCCAAAAGAGCGCAAATGATTCAAGAGCTACCCAGTGGGGCAATGCTCGCTGTTCCCCTTTCAGAACAAGAAGTGCAGCCCCTCCTGAACGAGAACCTCTCCTTATCAGCGATCAACGGGTTATCCCTGTGTGTAGTTGCGGGTTCCACAGAAGCTGTGGATGAATTGGAACAACAGCTGACTGGAAAGGGTTTGGCTTGTCGGCGGCTTGTGACTTCCCATGCCTTTCATTCCAAAATGATGGAGCCAATTGTCAGCTCCTTCACCGAGTTGGTTAAAACGTTCAGCCTCAAACCACCTAAAATTCCCTATTTATCCAATGTCACGGGGACTTGGATTACAGCAGCAGAAGCAACCGATCCAAGCTATTGGACAAAACATCTATGCCAAGCTGTGCGCTTTGCAGATGGGGTTCAAGAGTTGTGGAAAAAACAGAGTCCAATTCTGTTGGAAGTTGGTCCTGGACAAACATTGAGCAGCTTGGCACTCAGCATTCTCCAGAGTGATCGCGCCACAGAGCAAGTTGTATTGCCCTCCCTCCGGCATTCTTATGATCGACAGCCGGATATGGCGTTCTTGCTCAACACCTTGGGTCAACTATGGCTTGCTGGAGTTCAGATCAATTGGTCTGGATTTTATGCCAATGAGCGTCGCTATCGCCTACCGTTACCAACCTATCCATTTGAGCGCCAGCATTACTGGATTTCACCGCACAAACAAGCACAGTCTGTTCCTATAGGGCAGGCAACCTCAGAGAAAAAGGAAGACGCAAAAAGTATCGAGTCAGATCTGCTGTTGCACTCACGCTCAAACCTGCGCAATCCCTATGTTGCTCCTGGCAATGAGATTGAGCGTCGGATTGCTAACCTCTACCAAGAATTGCTGGGTATAGAGCAGGTAGGCATCCATGACAACTTTTTTGAGTTGGGAGGGCACTCGCTGATAGGTATTCAGCTGATTTCCCAACTTCGCAAAGACTTCCAGGTAGATATGTCCCTGCGTCCGCTTTTTGAGGCACCCACTGTAGCTGAGTTGGCTTTGGTTATTGAAGAAATGCTCATAGCAGAGTTAGAAGAATTATCTGAAGATGAAGCCCAGGCAGCAGCTTGTGTCAATTGTTCCGAGCCAGAAGCACCCAGACTTAGCAGCCAGCGGCGCTACAAGTTGCCGAATAATCTGGAAATTGTGTATCAAAGCAAAGCTGAAGCTGATTACTTCTATGAGGATATCTTCAAAAATCAGGTCTATCTGAAGCACGGAATTACTCTGCGCGATCGCGCTTGTATTTTTGATGTCGGGGCAAACATAGGCTTGTTCACGCTGTTTGTCGGTCAACAATGCCAAAATCCCACAATTTACGCATTTGAACCAGCTCCACCTCTGTTTGAGATTTTACGCCTCAACACTAACCTATATGAAGTTAATGTGAAGCTGTTTAATGTTGGGATTTCTAACGAGACAAAAACAGCAACATTTACTTTCTACCCCAGCAGCTCTGGAATGTCCTCTTTCTATGCTGATAAAGAAGAGGAAAAAGAAGTCTTAAAAGCCATCATGCTTAATCAACTGCAAAGCGGGATGGATGGAATACAGCAAGTGATGGAATATGCTGACGAGTTATTGGAGGAACGGTTTAAAGCTCAGACTTTTAATTGCCAGTTAAGAACACTTTCCGAAGTGATTTGTGAAAATAACGTCGAACAGATCGATTTACTCAAAATTGATGTACAGAAAAGCGAACTTGATGTCCTACAAGGTATCAAAGATCATGATTGGAAAAAAATCCAGCAGATTGTCATAGAGGTACATGATACAGAAGGACGACTGGAACAAATAAAGAACCTGCTGAGAACGCAAGGTTATCGCGTCGTATCAGAGCAGGAAAATTTGTATGAAGGCTCAGTCATCCACAATGTTTATGCTATCCGCAAATAA